One Natranaerovirga hydrolytica genomic region harbors:
- the trpA gene encoding tryptophan synthase subunit alpha — protein MNRIEIKLANLKQKNEKAFITYIMAGYPDENKTKALILEQAKAGVDILEIGVPFSDPVADGSVIQEVGAKALANGMSHKKVLNIVKDVRKECDVPIILMLYYNTVLHYGLDHFVEDCIKVGVDGLIIPDLPLEEQDELTALLTTDALINIQLVAPTSLKRLPKILEQSKGFLYCISSLGVTGQEHAFHGQLGEFLTTLKSKTDMPLMLGFGITKPEDINPIENTIDGVIVGSAFINEIKKNEKDISKAIEWCQSFKKALN, from the coding sequence ATGAATAGAATTGAAATAAAGTTAGCCAATTTAAAGCAAAAAAATGAAAAGGCATTTATCACTTACATTATGGCTGGTTATCCAGATGAAAATAAGACGAAGGCATTAATTTTAGAACAAGCAAAAGCAGGCGTAGACATTTTAGAGATCGGTGTACCTTTTTCAGACCCTGTAGCAGATGGCTCTGTTATACAAGAGGTAGGTGCAAAAGCATTAGCAAATGGTATGTCTCATAAAAAGGTTCTAAACATTGTAAAAGACGTTAGAAAAGAATGTGATGTGCCTATTATACTTATGTTGTACTATAACACTGTATTGCATTATGGATTAGATCATTTTGTAGAAGACTGTATAAAAGTAGGGGTAGACGGATTGATTATTCCTGACTTACCTCTTGAAGAACAAGACGAATTAACGGCATTATTAACAACAGATGCCCTTATTAACATTCAATTGGTTGCACCAACTTCATTAAAAAGGTTGCCAAAAATTCTAGAACAATCAAAGGGCTTCTTATATTGCATTTCCTCGTTAGGTGTAACTGGACAAGAGCATGCTTTTCATGGTCAATTAGGTGAATTCTTAACCACTTTAAAATCCAAAACAGATATGCCATTAATGTTAGGCTTTGGAATTACCAAACCAGAGGATATCAATCCCATAGAAAATACCATTGATGGTGTCATTGTTGGTTCAGCGTTCATTAATGAAATTAAGAAAAATGAAAAGGATATTTCTAAAGCCATAGAATGGTGTCAGTCATTTAAAAAAGCCCTTAATTAG
- the zapA gene encoding cell division protein ZapA: MSPKKDIQVLIGGKVYTLCGEESEEYMQKVALYINNKMSELQEAESAKKLNTHMAGILLALNVADDLFKAKEELNLLTTEVSKNLDEKEDYVAILENELLNEKAKLENAEAAINKLKEEKSLLEQQVVKYKKELDEYIETFGD, translated from the coding sequence ATGTCGCCAAAAAAAGATATTCAGGTTCTCATAGGTGGAAAAGTATATACTTTGTGTGGTGAAGAATCAGAAGAATATATGCAAAAAGTTGCATTATACATAAATAATAAAATGAGTGAATTACAAGAGGCTGAAAGTGCTAAGAAGTTGAATACACATATGGCAGGTATTTTATTAGCCCTTAATGTAGCTGATGATTTATTTAAAGCAAAAGAAGAATTGAACCTTCTAACGACAGAAGTTAGCAAAAATCTCGATGAAAAAGAAGATTATGTTGCTATATTAGAAAATGAATTGCTCAATGAAAAAGCCAAATTAGAAAATGCAGAAGCAGCTATTAATAAGCTTAAAGAAGAAAAATCTTTATTAGAACAACAGGTGGTTAAATACAAAAAGGAATTAGATGAATACATTGAAACATTTGGTGATTAA
- the trpB gene encoding tryptophan synthase subunit beta produces MTNKSKYGVFGGQYVPETLMQTLKELNEALDEAINDQTFIDEFKYYLKQYVGRPSPLYYASRLTEHVGGAKIYLKREDLNHTGAHKINNVIGQILLAKRLGKTKIIAETGAGQHGVATATGAALFDMECVVYMGEEDMRRQSLNVFRMELLGAKVQSVKNGSKTLKEATSEAIRSWAKNVEDTFYIIGSVVGPHPYPKMVRTFQQIIGEETKEQILEQEGRLPDSVIACVGGGSNAMGMFHPLLEDDVALIGVEAAGEGVDTDRHACSLAKGNIGVLHGMKSYLLQDDNGNVELAHSISAGLDYPGIGPEHSYLKDTKRVQYVSITDDEAVEAFMLLCKKEGIIPALESSHAVAYGMKKAKEMKKDEILVINLSGRGDKDVHTIGDYLKEKEGEINE; encoded by the coding sequence ATGACAAATAAGAGTAAATACGGTGTTTTTGGTGGACAGTATGTGCCAGAAACTTTAATGCAAACTTTAAAAGAGTTAAATGAAGCCTTAGATGAGGCCATTAATGATCAAACATTTATAGATGAATTTAAGTATTATCTTAAACAATATGTTGGGCGTCCCAGTCCTTTGTATTATGCCAGTCGTTTAACAGAACATGTAGGTGGTGCAAAGATTTATTTGAAAAGAGAAGATTTGAACCATACAGGGGCTCATAAGATTAACAATGTGATTGGACAGATTTTACTTGCAAAACGTTTAGGTAAGACTAAAATTATTGCTGAAACAGGAGCAGGACAGCATGGTGTAGCCACAGCTACAGGTGCAGCATTATTTGATATGGAATGTGTGGTATATATGGGTGAAGAAGATATGCGACGCCAATCCCTTAATGTTTTTAGAATGGAGTTGTTAGGTGCAAAGGTTCAAAGTGTTAAAAACGGTAGCAAAACATTAAAAGAAGCCACCAGTGAAGCCATTCGTTCTTGGGCAAAAAATGTGGAAGATACCTTTTATATTATTGGTTCTGTTGTAGGTCCTCACCCCTATCCAAAGATGGTTAGAACCTTTCAACAAATCATTGGTGAAGAAACAAAAGAACAAATCCTAGAGCAAGAAGGCCGGTTGCCAGATAGTGTTATTGCTTGTGTAGGAGGAGGCAGTAATGCTATGGGAATGTTTCATCCTTTATTAGAGGACGATGTGGCGTTAATTGGGGTTGAGGCAGCAGGAGAAGGTGTTGACACGGACAGACACGCTTGTTCTCTTGCAAAAGGCAATATTGGCGTATTACATGGTATGAAAAGTTATTTGTTACAAGATGATAATGGCAATGTTGAATTGGCGCATTCCATTTCTGCTGGATTGGATTATCCAGGCATTGGACCGGAACATTCTTATTTAAAAGATACCAAACGGGTACAATATGTATCCATTACAGATGATGAAGCCGTTGAAGCTTTTATGTTGCTTTGTAAAAAAGAAGGGATTATACCCGCATTAGAAAGTTCCCATGCTGTTGCTTATGGAATGAAAAAGGCTAAAGAAATGAAAAAAGATGAGATTCTTGTGATCAATTTATCTGGACGTGGCGATAAAGATGTCCATACCATAGGAGATTACTTAAAAGAAAAAGAAGGTGAAATCAATGAATAG
- the ruvA gene encoding Holliday junction branch migration protein RuvA — translation MFAFIKGKLYDIDEDTMIIENNNIGYDIKVPLSVIHQLPMIGEEVIIHTYLYVREDIMALYGFLTKDDLNIFKKLITVSGIGPRGALGILSTISPDELRFAVIGEDVKTISKAPGIGKKTAQKLILELKDKLNLEDTLKNPNTAQSETIFEAKDIKSEAVQALVALGYTHTEALKAIRTIVITDDTTVEDIIKEGLKKLSML, via the coding sequence ATGTTTGCATTTATAAAAGGTAAATTATATGATATAGATGAAGATACAATGATTATAGAAAACAATAATATAGGATATGATATCAAAGTACCCTTGTCAGTGATTCATCAGTTGCCAATGATCGGTGAAGAAGTGATTATACATACTTATCTATATGTAAGAGAAGATATTATGGCTTTATATGGTTTTTTAACCAAAGATGATTTGAATATATTCAAAAAATTAATTACAGTAAGTGGAATTGGACCAAGAGGTGCATTGGGGATTTTGTCCACCATATCTCCAGATGAGTTGCGATTTGCTGTAATCGGAGAAGATGTTAAAACCATCTCAAAAGCACCGGGAATAGGCAAAAAAACTGCTCAAAAACTGATTCTTGAATTAAAAGATAAGTTGAATTTAGAAGACACCCTAAAAAATCCAAATACGGCTCAAAGTGAAACAATTTTTGAAGCAAAAGACATTAAAAGCGAAGCTGTACAAGCACTGGTTGCATTAGGGTATACCCATACAGAAGCATTAAAGGCTATACGAACCATAGTAATAACTGATGACACCACCGTAGAAGACATTATCAAAGAAGGGTTAAAAAAGTTATCAATGCTTTAA
- the trpE gene encoding anthranilate synthase component I, whose translation MVELKIYSKTIDNVMVNPTLLYEEYVQKDLGFLLESYNNGEGRYSFIGKNPEEKITATDNALIIDDLKGHTKELKGNPLEQLKNYMSKYTLKNTIGLPFEGGLVGALGYDFIRYIEDLPNHNTDEIGIDPIQLLVVRQFIAIDHMTKELTLVVLEEQTDIGRTKAMNQLETMALEIKSYLDNKNPIHFKGYIQSDGEIINHSDTRETFCEKVKKAKDYIIEGDIFQVVLSQRWTIKSEKEGFTLFKELKELNPSPYLYYFNFLDYEIIGSSPEMLVKKTGNKIFTCPIAGTRKRGQTKEEDEALKKELLADEKERAEHVMLVDLARNDMGKIAEFNSVNVIQFMEVHNYSHVMHIVSLVEGISKDAHPLDILGSFLPAGTLSGAPKIRAMEIIDELESVQRGLYGGAIGYFGFNGNMDMCITIRTMIKKEDHVYLQAGAGIVADSVPDTEYEECGHKAKALAKILIKEVDDLDTTHR comes from the coding sequence ATGGTAGAATTAAAAATTTATTCTAAGACAATAGACAATGTAATGGTCAATCCAACTTTGCTATACGAAGAATACGTTCAAAAAGATTTAGGATTTTTACTAGAAAGTTACAACAATGGAGAAGGACGATATTCTTTTATCGGCAAGAATCCAGAAGAAAAAATCACAGCGACAGACAATGCTTTAATCATAGATGACTTAAAAGGTCATACAAAAGAACTGAAAGGCAATCCTTTAGAACAATTAAAAAACTATATGTCAAAGTATACCCTTAAAAATACCATAGGATTACCATTTGAAGGTGGCTTGGTTGGGGCTTTAGGGTATGACTTTATTAGATACATTGAAGACTTACCTAATCACAACACAGATGAAATTGGTATTGATCCTATACAATTATTAGTCGTACGTCAATTTATAGCCATAGACCATATGACAAAAGAACTGACCCTTGTTGTATTAGAAGAACAGACAGATATAGGAAGAACAAAAGCCATGAATCAATTAGAAACAATGGCATTAGAAATCAAAAGCTACTTGGATAATAAAAACCCTATTCATTTTAAAGGCTATATTCAATCGGATGGTGAAATTATTAATCATTCGGATACAAGAGAGACTTTTTGTGAAAAAGTGAAAAAAGCAAAAGATTATATTATAGAAGGTGATATTTTTCAAGTGGTTCTGTCTCAAAGATGGACCATTAAAAGCGAAAAGGAAGGCTTTACTTTGTTCAAAGAATTAAAAGAATTAAATCCCTCTCCTTACTTGTATTATTTTAATTTCTTAGATTATGAGATTATTGGCAGTTCACCTGAGATGTTGGTTAAAAAAACAGGCAACAAAATCTTCACTTGTCCCATAGCTGGCACAAGAAAAAGAGGTCAAACAAAAGAAGAAGATGAAGCCTTAAAAAAAGAATTGCTAGCAGATGAAAAAGAAAGAGCAGAGCATGTGATGCTAGTAGACTTGGCTAGAAATGATATGGGTAAAATAGCTGAATTTAATTCAGTCAACGTGATTCAATTTATGGAAGTTCATAACTATTCCCACGTTATGCATATTGTTTCTTTAGTAGAAGGCATTAGTAAAGATGCTCACCCACTGGATATCTTAGGTTCTTTTTTGCCAGCAGGTACATTAAGTGGTGCACCTAAGATTAGAGCAATGGAAATCATAGATGAATTAGAGTCCGTACAACGTGGTTTATACGGTGGGGCAATTGGTTACTTTGGATTTAACGGCAATATGGATATGTGTATTACCATTCGAACCATGATAAAGAAAGAAGATCACGTTTATTTACAGGCAGGGGCAGGTATTGTAGCAGATTCTGTACCTGATACGGAATACGAAGAATGTGGGCATAAAGCCAAAGCCCTTGCAAAAATTTTAATAAAGGAGGTTGATGACCTTGATACTACTCATCGATAA
- the trpD gene encoding anthranilate phosphoribosyltransferase, whose protein sequence is MIHEALTKVVLKEDLTETEMMEVMTEIMSGQVDPIVLSSFLTALKLKGETADEIAGAAKVMREKADKIEINDDHSIDTCGTGGDGASTFNISTGVAFVLATAGLKVVKHGNRSISSKCGSADVLEALNVNLELNKDQIKECVLNENIGFLFAPKHHQAMKYAMPVRQALGFRTIFNVLGPLSNPASAKYQLLGVYDEALTETMAKALQKVGVKRALVVQGKDGLDEISVAAETKVTELDHKDIKTYYIKPEDFGMRRGTLEDIKGGDKEENAKILINIFKGEQGAKRDILLLNSGAALYIANKAQSIQEGIELAKELIDSHKVYDKLESYVKYTEVMK, encoded by the coding sequence ATGATACATGAAGCATTAACAAAAGTAGTGCTCAAAGAAGATTTAACGGAAACAGAAATGATGGAAGTTATGACAGAAATTATGAGTGGCCAAGTGGACCCCATTGTATTGTCTTCTTTCTTAACGGCTTTAAAATTAAAAGGTGAAACTGCCGATGAAATCGCTGGAGCGGCAAAAGTTATGCGAGAGAAGGCAGATAAGATAGAAATTAATGATGACCATTCCATTGATACTTGTGGTACAGGTGGAGATGGGGCATCAACGTTTAATATATCCACTGGTGTTGCATTTGTATTGGCAACTGCTGGCTTGAAAGTGGTTAAACATGGTAACCGATCCATTAGCAGTAAATGTGGCAGTGCAGATGTTTTAGAAGCTTTAAATGTGAATTTAGAGCTTAATAAAGATCAAATTAAAGAGTGTGTATTAAATGAGAATATTGGCTTCTTATTTGCCCCTAAGCACCATCAAGCAATGAAATATGCCATGCCAGTTCGTCAAGCATTAGGATTTAGAACTATTTTTAATGTGCTAGGCCCATTATCCAACCCTGCATCAGCGAAATACCAACTATTAGGGGTTTATGATGAAGCTTTAACGGAGACGATGGCAAAGGCGTTACAAAAAGTTGGCGTAAAAAGAGCATTGGTGGTTCAAGGAAAAGATGGGTTAGATGAAATTTCAGTGGCAGCAGAAACCAAAGTTACTGAATTAGACCATAAGGACATTAAAACCTACTATATAAAGCCAGAAGACTTTGGTATGAGACGAGGCACTTTAGAAGATATAAAAGGTGGGGACAAAGAAGAAAATGCTAAGATCTTAATAAATATCTTTAAAGGAGAACAAGGGGCAAAAAGAGATATATTATTACTCAATAGTGGTGCAGCACTTTATATTGCTAACAAAGCCCAATCCATTCAAGAAGGTATTGAATTAGCAAAAGAACTGATTGATTCTCATAAAGTCTATGATAAACTAGAATCCTATGTAAAATACACTGAGGTGATGAAATGA
- a CDS encoding xanthine phosphoribosyltransferase — translation MDLLKERIVKDGQVEGSEILKVDSFLNHQIDVELFNEIGKEFKRLYDQEEITKILTIEASGIGIACIVAQYFNVPVVFAKKTESRNLDKETYESEVYSFTKQKSYRIRVSKKYLNEKDKILVIDDFLANGKAAFGLKDIIDQSGATLKGIGIIIEKTFQPGGKVLREQGIRLDSLARVKEMKDGQVIFE, via the coding sequence ATGGATTTATTAAAAGAACGTATTGTTAAAGATGGACAAGTAGAAGGTAGCGAAATATTAAAGGTGGACAGCTTTTTAAACCATCAAATTGATGTTGAGTTATTTAATGAAATTGGAAAAGAATTTAAAAGATTATATGATCAAGAAGAAATTACTAAGATTCTCACCATTGAAGCTTCAGGTATCGGTATTGCTTGTATCGTGGCTCAATATTTTAATGTGCCTGTTGTTTTTGCTAAAAAAACAGAATCTAGGAATTTAGATAAAGAAACTTATGAAAGTGAAGTTTATTCTTTTACGAAACAAAAAAGTTATAGAATCAGAGTCTCTAAAAAGTATCTCAATGAAAAGGATAAGATATTGGTTATTGATGATTTTCTAGCTAATGGTAAAGCGGCCTTTGGTTTAAAGGATATTATTGACCAATCAGGCGCTACTCTAAAAGGTATTGGTATCATTATTGAAAAAACGTTTCAACCGGGTGGTAAGGTTCTAAGAGAACAAGGTATTCGTTTAGATTCTTTGGCTCGTGTCAAAGAAATGAAAGATGGACAAGTCATATTTGAATAA
- a CDS encoding winged helix-turn-helix transcriptional regulator, whose product MKRDFFILDLIDTHNFISQRLISKETGYSLGTVNNVLQSFIHAGYLDIVQDNSKTVDYLITTKGKLYKAKCYYAIVENSYDVITSFKKRIKETVNAFIANDIKVFLLYGEKNNIYRLLKMNLIEASRKHSIEYYDISEIPQKVQKNAIVMLWDTEQVDSLAYKKENTYNLFL is encoded by the coding sequence ATGAAAAGGGATTTTTTTATATTAGATTTAATAGATACCCATAACTTTATTTCTCAAAGGTTGATTTCAAAAGAAACAGGATATTCTTTAGGTACAGTGAATAATGTTCTTCAGTCCTTTATTCATGCAGGTTATTTAGACATTGTACAAGACAACTCAAAAACAGTTGATTACTTAATTACTACCAAAGGTAAGCTGTACAAAGCCAAATGTTATTATGCTATTGTGGAAAACAGCTATGATGTCATCACTTCTTTCAAAAAACGTATAAAGGAGACTGTAAACGCTTTTATAGCAAATGATATTAAAGTTTTTCTCCTATATGGCGAAAAAAATAATATTTATCGATTGTTAAAAATGAATTTAATAGAAGCCAGCCGCAAACATTCTATTGAGTATTATGATATCAGTGAAATACCCCAAAAAGTTCAAAAAAACGCGATTGTTATGTTATGGGATACAGAGCAAGTAGATTCCTTAGCTTATAAAAAAGAAAATACATACAACCTTTTTTTATAA
- the ruvB gene encoding Holliday junction branch migration DNA helicase RuvB: MDNRMITTEMIDEDLKIENNLRPNLFENYIGQEKVKENMQIFIEAAKFRQEALDHVLLYGPPGLGKTTLASIIANEMDVNIKVTSGPAIEKPGDMAAILNNLQQGDILFIDEIHRLNRQVEEVMYPAMEDYAIDIVIGKGPAARSIRLDLPKFTLIGATTRVGLLTSPLRDRFGVINRLELYSTEELTTIVTRSAKVLNVEMEKDGAVEIAKRSRGTPRLANRLLKRVRDYAQVKHNGKITKDIANASLNLLEVDKMGLDKIDRRLLQSMIEKFNGGPVGLDTLAASIGEDSGTIEDVYEPYLIKIGYINRTPRGRVVTPLCYKHFNLDYLVDCSDNEQIEIL, encoded by the coding sequence ATGGATAATCGAATGATAACAACAGAAATGATAGATGAAGATTTAAAAATAGAAAATAATTTGCGACCGAACCTTTTTGAGAATTACATTGGTCAAGAAAAGGTTAAGGAGAATATGCAAATATTTATTGAAGCAGCTAAGTTTCGCCAAGAAGCATTAGACCATGTTTTGTTATATGGTCCTCCTGGATTGGGAAAAACCACATTAGCAAGTATTATTGCCAACGAAATGGATGTTAATATTAAAGTTACTTCAGGTCCAGCAATTGAAAAACCTGGGGATATGGCTGCTATTTTAAACAATCTGCAACAAGGAGATATTCTTTTTATAGATGAAATACATAGATTAAATAGGCAAGTGGAGGAAGTGATGTATCCAGCAATGGAAGATTATGCCATTGATATTGTCATTGGAAAAGGCCCTGCTGCAAGGTCTATTCGATTAGACTTGCCGAAATTCACTTTAATTGGTGCAACAACAAGAGTAGGCTTATTAACATCACCTTTAAGAGATCGGTTTGGTGTGATTAATCGTTTGGAGTTATATTCTACAGAAGAGCTTACGACAATTGTTACAAGATCAGCAAAGGTTCTCAATGTTGAAATGGAAAAAGACGGTGCTGTAGAAATTGCAAAGCGTTCAAGAGGAACACCAAGACTTGCCAATCGATTATTAAAACGGGTAAGAGATTATGCACAAGTGAAACATAATGGAAAGATTACAAAAGACATTGCCAATGCTTCTCTTAATTTATTAGAAGTAGATAAAATGGGATTGGATAAAATTGATAGAAGGCTTTTACAGTCTATGATAGAAAAATTCAACGGTGGACCTGTTGGACTTGATACCTTAGCAGCATCAATTGGAGAAGACAGTGGAACCATTGAAGATGTATATGAACCTTATTTAATTAAAATAGGGTATATTAACAGAACGCCAAGAGGTCGTGTTGTAACCCCTTTGTGTTATAAACACTTTAACTTAGATTACTTAGTAGATTGTTCAGATAATGAACAGATAGAAATACTATAA
- a CDS encoding phosphoribosylanthranilate isomerase gives MIPKIKVCGITKPEEIQALNDMAVDYVGFVFATSKRKITVEKAIKLRKLLNKDIKTVAVLKDPTDDLVQWVIDGQFDIIQWHGIIPEKWLARIDQNIWQGVSICNEASLNEMIGHHNIVGYVLDGKNPGSGKPFDWELLKQLSTQSNIILAGGLNAENVDTAIKTAHPHIVDVSSGVEDANGKSYEKIKTFVRKVRNYDK, from the coding sequence TTGATTCCTAAAATAAAGGTTTGTGGCATTACAAAACCAGAGGAAATTCAGGCATTAAATGATATGGCGGTGGATTATGTTGGGTTTGTCTTTGCCACTTCAAAAAGAAAAATCACTGTAGAAAAGGCAATTAAGCTACGCAAGTTATTAAACAAAGACATCAAAACTGTGGCGGTGTTAAAAGACCCTACAGATGATTTGGTTCAATGGGTTATAGATGGGCAATTTGATATCATTCAGTGGCATGGTATCATTCCTGAAAAATGGTTAGCAAGGATTGACCAAAATATATGGCAAGGGGTTTCAATTTGTAATGAAGCTTCTTTAAATGAAATGATAGGCCATCACAATATTGTTGGATATGTATTAGATGGCAAAAACCCCGGAAGTGGCAAACCCTTTGATTGGGAATTGCTTAAACAATTGTCTACACAATCCAATATTATACTGGCAGGAGGTCTTAATGCTGAAAATGTTGATACGGCTATTAAGACTGCACATCCTCACATAGTAGATGTTAGCTCAGGGGTAGAAGATGCCAACGGCAAATCTTATGAAAAAATAAAAACATTTGTAAGAAAGGTGAGAAATTATGACAAATAA
- a CDS encoding anthranilate synthase component II translates to MILLIDNYDSFTYNLYQYIGKFTTDIKVVRNDKITLEEIKALNPEKIILSPGPKTPYEAGICMDVVKTFAKAVPILGICLGHQCIAAAFGGTVSYAKELFHGKQSTINHNDKGIFKGAENPLKVARYHSLSVIENQLPEVLEITAKTDDEVIMAIQHKTYPTIGLQFHPESIYTDQGYDIIENFVKGVV, encoded by the coding sequence TTGATACTACTCATCGATAATTACGATTCATTTACTTATAACTTGTATCAATATATTGGGAAATTTACAACAGATATAAAAGTGGTACGTAACGATAAAATTACCCTAGAAGAAATCAAAGCATTGAACCCAGAAAAAATCATATTATCACCTGGTCCAAAAACACCCTATGAAGCTGGTATTTGTATGGACGTTGTTAAAACCTTTGCAAAAGCGGTTCCTATATTAGGCATATGCTTAGGTCATCAATGTATTGCTGCTGCTTTTGGTGGTACTGTAAGTTACGCAAAAGAATTATTTCATGGCAAACAATCTACCATTAACCATAATGACAAAGGCATTTTTAAAGGAGCAGAGAACCCTTTAAAGGTGGCAAGATATCACTCTCTATCCGTTATAGAAAATCAGTTGCCTGAGGTATTAGAAATTACAGCTAAAACAGATGATGAAGTCATTATGGCGATTCAACACAAAACCTATCCCACCATTGGATTACAGTTCCATCCAGAATCCATCTATACGGATCAAGGTTATGATATAATTGAAAACTTTGTAAAAGGAGTGGTTTAA
- the trpC gene encoding indole-3-glycerol phosphate synthase TrpC codes for MILDEIIGKKKIRLEAVKKAKPLELIKEKAIAMEMDLENTFYHAISQQGLSVIGEIKKASPSTGDLDVMLSLDQRINQYDQSVDAISVLTEEDYFKGSVEIFKEVRHKTQKPLLRKDFIIDAYQIYEAKVIGADAILLIATALKEDDLIMLCALARTLNLEVLMEVHNKEDLEKALKTNARIIGINNRNLKDFSIDLTTTRELVPFIPSDRLVISESGIKDEKDISDLKEIKVDGILVGRTLMEMEHPKQTVKEWKQYFDS; via the coding sequence ATGATATTAGATGAAATTATTGGAAAGAAAAAAATAAGATTAGAAGCCGTTAAAAAAGCAAAACCTTTAGAGCTTATAAAAGAAAAAGCAATAGCAATGGAAATGGATTTAGAGAATACATTTTATCATGCCATTAGTCAACAAGGCTTATCGGTAATAGGAGAAATCAAAAAGGCCTCTCCTTCAACAGGAGACTTAGACGTTATGCTTTCTTTAGACCAAAGAATCAATCAATACGATCAGTCCGTTGATGCCATTTCTGTTCTTACAGAAGAAGATTATTTTAAAGGCAGTGTAGAGATTTTTAAAGAAGTGAGACACAAGACACAGAAACCTTTGCTTAGAAAAGATTTTATTATAGATGCCTATCAAATCTATGAAGCAAAAGTTATTGGTGCAGATGCCATATTATTAATCGCAACAGCCCTAAAAGAAGACGATTTAATCATGTTATGTGCCTTGGCAAGAACCCTTAATTTAGAAGTATTAATGGAAGTTCACAACAAAGAAGACTTAGAAAAAGCCTTGAAAACCAATGCACGCATAATAGGCATTAACAATAGAAATTTAAAAGATTTTTCCATTGATTTGACAACAACCAGAGAACTGGTTCCTTTCATACCTAGTGATCGATTGGTTATATCAGAAAGTGGCATTAAAGATGAAAAGGATATCAGTGATCTAAAAGAGATTAAAGTAGATGGCATATTAGTGGGTCGAACATTAATGGAAATGGAACATCCGAAGCAGACAGTAAAGGAGTGGAAGCAATATTTTGATTCCTAA
- a CDS encoding TetR/AcrR family transcriptional regulator, whose translation MPKGFSEQEKSVIREKLIDCCKNNWEKYGYKKTNIEELCSNAGISKGAFYIFFESKELIFLETLRIIQKNLYELVEAILLEEQNKYGVAKALKVVYSEYDKSPFLYDTSSQDFTSFINKLSDAEKQSIFFDSLTGAKQMINKPFLTLRISEEKALSVMASLLFSITGKDKMAYNHFEVFEFMLDNLIDEIFE comes from the coding sequence ATGCCGAAAGGATTTAGTGAGCAGGAAAAAAGCGTTATACGAGAAAAACTTATAGATTGTTGCAAAAATAATTGGGAAAAATATGGCTATAAAAAAACTAATATTGAAGAATTGTGTTCAAATGCTGGTATATCAAAAGGTGCATTCTATATTTTTTTTGAGTCAAAGGAACTCATTTTTTTAGAAACATTAAGGATAATTCAAAAAAATCTTTATGAGCTAGTAGAAGCCATATTGTTGGAAGAACAAAATAAATATGGAGTAGCTAAGGCATTAAAAGTAGTTTATAGCGAGTATGATAAAAGCCCTTTTTTATATGACACTTCAAGTCAAGACTTCACAAGTTTTATTAACAAGCTTTCTGATGCTGAGAAGCAAAGTATATTTTTTGATAGCCTTACTGGAGCAAAGCAAATGATTAATAAGCCCTTTTTAACACTTCGAATCAGCGAAGAAAAAGCACTATCTGTAATGGCGTCACTACTCTTTTCAATAACAGGGAAGGATAAGATGGCATACAATCATTTTGAAGTATTTGAATTTATGCTCGATAATTTAATAGATGAAATATTTGAGTAG